The Temnothorax longispinosus isolate EJ_2023e chromosome 4, Tlon_JGU_v1, whole genome shotgun sequence genome has a window encoding:
- the LOC139812267 gene encoding uncharacterized protein, whose amino-acid sequence MSRFLLFFSQVVILFLSARASSEVKEPTCRDNDGYNVCHYKGVLVEVTQSRFEDRLDLSDLDLLAIREDAFKNVSATHLYLNQGNRISVLKRESFRGLPNLERLHLDGNVVPLSGHLFAELGHLQSLSLIFNKIDSIPKDSFAGLSSLMWLYLGHNDIEAIEAQSFSNVNPGLLYLWLNSNKISRVALGSFAGLTELSRLHLDYNRLEDLSSGAFRGLNKLEDLYLNDNRITSVSRSLFRDLVGLKRLYLQQNEISALELGTFRELSQLELLRLDGNKLSHIVVGTFAGLSNLEDIKLSDNNISAVDNGAFADLVKLRNLYFGGNNFTEIDKEFSDRPEVIVKTTS is encoded by the coding sequence ATGTCGCGGTTTCTTCTGTTCTTTTCGCAAGTAGTTATTCTGTTTCTCTCGGCGAGGGCCTCGTCGGAGGTGAAGGAGCCGACCTGCCGGGATAACGATGGTTACAACGTTTGCCACTACAAGGGGGTCCTCGTCGAAGTTACGCAAAGCCGTTTCGAGGACCGATTGGACCTCAGCGACCTGGACCTCTTGGCGATTCGAGAGGACGCCTTCAAGAACGTGTCGGCGACGCACTTGTATCTGAATCAAGGCAACCGGATATCCGTGCTGAAGAGGGAATCCTTCCGCGGTTTGCCCAACTTGGAGCGCCTCCACTTGGACGGCAATGTGGTACCGTTATCGGGACACTTGTTCGCGGAATTGGGACACCTGCAGTCGCTCTCGTTGATTTTCAACAAGATCGATTCGATACCGAAGGACTCGTTCGCCGGCTTGTCGAGCCTGATGTGGCTCTACCTAGGTCACAACGATATCGAAGCGATCGAGGCGCAATCCTTCTCGAATGTTAATCCCGGACTGCTGTACCTTTGGCTTAACAGCAATAAAATCTCTCGCGTCGCGTTGGGTTCCTTCGCCGGGTTAACCGAACTGAGTCGCCTTCACTTGGACTACAATCGGCTAGAGGACTTGTCGAGCGGTGCTTTTCGAGGATTGAACAAGCTGGAGGATCTTTACTTAAATGACAATCGGATAACAAGCGTCTCCAGGTCGCTCTTCCGCGACTTGGTCGGTCTGAAGAGACTCTATCTTCAGCAGAACGAGATCAGCGCTCTCGAGCTGGGAACTTTCCGGGAGCTGTCTCAGCTGGAACTACTGCGACTGGACGGAAACAAATTGTCTCACATTGTAGTCGGCACTTTTGCCGGACTCTCCAATCTGGAAGACATCAAACTGTCTGACAATAACATCAGCGCTGTGGATAATGGCGCTTTCGCTGATCTCGTCAAACTGCGAAATCTTTACTTCGGTGGCAACAACTTCACCGAAATCGACAAGGAGTTCAGCGACCGTCCTGAAGTCATTGTCAAGACGACGTCCTAG
- the LOC139812270 gene encoding uncharacterized protein, with product MSRFLLFFSQVVILFISARASSEVKESTCRDNNGYNVCHYKGVLVEVTQSCDQLYFKDLDLLAIRDNAFKNVSTTRLYLNVNRILLLKRESFRGLPNLKELYLDDNMVPLSGYLFADLGHLELLNLNSNKINLIPKDSFAGLSSLISLYLCCNDIEAIDAESFSNLNPGLLYFLLNDNKISSVAPDSFAGLTELSRLDLDFNRLEDLPSGAFRGLNKLKILYLNNNRITNVSRSLFRDLVGLESLYLQNNEISALEPDTFRDLSQLKRLDLRGNKLSHIVVGTFAGLSNLDFISLSANNISAVDNGTFADLVALRVLYFDGNNFTEIDEEVSGLPNVTVYS from the coding sequence ACAACGTTTGCCACTACAAGGGGGTCCTCGTCGAAGTTACGCAAAGCTGTGACCAATTGTACTTTAAAGACCTGGATCTCTTGGCGATTCGAGACAACGCCTTCAAGAACGTGTCGACAACGCGCTTGTATCTGAACGTCAACCGGATATTATTGCTGAAGAGGGAATCCTTCCGCGGTTTGCCCAACTTGAAAGAGCTCTACTTGGACGACAATATGGTACCGTTATCGGGGTACTTGTTCGCGGATTTGGGACACCTGGAGTTGCTGAATTTGAATTCCAACAAGATCAATTTGATACCGAAGGACTCGTTCGCCGGGCTGTCAAGCTTAATAAGTCTCTACCTGTGTTGCAACGATATCGAAGCGATCGATGCGGAATCCTTCTCGAATCTTAATCCCGGACTGCTGTACTTTTTGCTCAACGACAATAAAATCTCTTCCGTCGCGCCGGATTCCTTCGCCGGGTTAACCGAACTGAGTCGCCTTGACTTGGACTTCAATCGGCTAGAGGACTTGCCGAGCGGTGCCTTTCGAGGATTGAACAAGCTGAAGATACTTTACTTAAATAACAATCGGATAACAAACGTCTCCAGGTCGCTCTTTCGCGACTTGGTCGGTCTGGAGAGTCTCTATCTTCAGAATAACGAGATCAGCGCTCTCGAGCCGGATACGTTCAGGGATCTGTCTCAGCTGAAACGACTGGACCTGAGGGGAAACAAACTGTCTCACATTGTAGTCGGCACTTTTGCCGGGCTCTCCAATCTGGATTTCATCAGTCTGTCCGCTAATAACATCAGCGCTGTGGATAATGGCACTTTCGCTGATCTCGTCGCACTGCGAGTTCTCTACTTCGATGGCAACAACTTCACTGAAATCGACGAAGAAGTCAGCGGCCTTCCAAATGTCACAGTTTATTCATAA
- the LOC139812266 gene encoding uncharacterized protein: protein MSRFLLLFSQVVILFLSARASSEVKEPTCQDNGNVTTLQRLGYNVCHYKGVLVEVTQSRFEDRLDLRDLDLLAIRENAFKNVSATHLDLNQGNRISLLKRESFRGLPNLECLDLDINVVPLSAYLFADLGHLRSLSLNFNKIDSIPKDSFAGLSSLIELHLGLNDIEAIEAESFSNLNPELLGLWLHRNKISRVAPVAFAGLTELNRLHLGYNRLEDLPSDTFRGLNKLRYLYLNDNRITSVSRSLLCDLVSLRRLDLQQNEISALEPDTFRDLSQLKLLDLSGNKLSHIVVGTFAGLSNLEGIVLSDNGIHTVDNGTFADLVKLRYLHFDGNNFEIDKEVSGFPHVTVFTKI, encoded by the coding sequence ATGTCGCGGTTTCTTCTGCTCTTTTCGCAAGTCGTTATCCTGTTTCTTTCGGCGAGGGCCTCGTCGGAGGTGAAGGAGCCGACCTGCCAGGACAACGGCAACGTTACAACGTTACAACGTCTTGGTTACAACGTTTGTCACTACAAGGGGGTCCTCGTCGAAGTTACGCAAAGCCGTTTCGAGGACCGATTGGACCTTAGGGACCTGGACCTTTTGGCGATTCGAGAGAACGCCTTCAAAAACGTGTCGGCGACGCACTTGGATCTAAATCAAGGCAACCGGATATCCTTGCTGAAGAGGGAATCCTTCCGCGGTTTGCCCAACTTGGAGTGCCTCGACTTGGATATCAATGTGGTACCGTTATCGGCGTACTTGTTCGCGGATTTGGGACACTTGCGGTCGCTGTCGTTGAACTTCAACAAGATCGATTCGATACCGAAAGACTCGTTTGCCGGCTTGTCAAGCCTGATTGAGCTCCACCTAGGTCTCAACGATATCGAAGCGATCGAGGCGGAATCCTTCTCGAATCTTAATCCCGAACTGCTGGGCCTTTGGCTCCACAGGAATAAAATCTCTCGCGTCGCGCCAGTTGCCTTCGCCGGGTTAACCGAATTGAATAGACTCCACTTGGGTTACAATCGGCTAGAGGACTTGCCGAGCGATACCTTTCGAGGATTGAACAAGCTGCGGTATCTCTACTTAAATGACAATCGGATAACGAGCGTTTCCAGGTCGCTCCTCTGCGACTTGGTCAGTCTGAGAAGGCTCGATCTTCAGCAGAACGAGATCAGCGCTCTCGAGCCGGATACGTTCAGGGATCTGTCTCAGCTGAAACTACTAGACCTGAGCGGAAACAAACTGTCTCACATTGTAGTCGGCACTTTTGCCGGACTTTCCAATCTGGAAGGCATCGTGCTGTCCGACAATGGCATCCACACGGTGGACAATGGCACTTTCGCTGATCTCGTCAAACTGCGATATCTCCACTTCGATGGCAACAACTTCGAAATTGACAAGGAGGTCAGCGGCTTCCCACATGTCActgtttttacgaaaatttag